In Ferviditalea candida, a single genomic region encodes these proteins:
- a CDS encoding RsiV family protein codes for MAHGYTIAKSLTLNLNTGKVYSLAELFKPGSDYIKTLSSIVDQQIKQRKLPTLNGFQTIQPDQDFYLAYKSLVLYFQLYQITPYYVGLPMFPISIYDLQSITEDTSPLAALSADFA; via the coding sequence ATGGCTCATGGATATACAATTGCAAAATCGCTTACCTTAAATTTAAACACAGGCAAAGTTTATTCGCTTGCGGAATTGTTCAAACCTGGATCCGACTACATTAAAACTCTTTCATCGATCGTTGACCAGCAGATCAAGCAGAGGAAGCTCCCGACCCTCAACGGATTTCAGACCATCCAACCTGACCAGGACTTCTACTTGGCGTATAAATCTCTCGTGCTGTATTTTCAATTGTATCAAATAACTCCTTACTATGTAGGGCTGCCCATGTTCCCCATCTCGATTTACGATCTTCAGTCCATCACGGAGGACACAAGTCCGCTTGCTGCTTTATCCGCCGATTTTGCT